A portion of the Deltaproteobacteria bacterium genome contains these proteins:
- the gspD gene encoding type II secretion system secretin GspD has translation MSRCITAVVVVALGAGGARAEGEAPAAGRTPGAVEASPAAGPAVVESDGERYITMDFQDVDIAVLVKFIGEITGKNFVMDERVQGKVTVVSPTRITPEEAYQVFQAVLQVKGFTTVPSGAAVRIIPTKEAKATSLRTVDGGAPSPAEEYVTRLVPLRQVDVGDLIGVIQPMVSPDGLVTGYPQTNALIIVDSAANVERLSKLVAELDVASSRRQTAILNLRHAAAAELAETIQAALEDRSTPGAPAQPGKPAPAGGAHLRAFKITPDDRTNTLIVNAPPEQMQAIRAMVERLDVPLPPGSGKVHVYYLKYANSEDLLPVLLDVTGAAGGATAARTRQPNQPGQAGSARNRRTNGSSLRRSSQNRQQQLRQQAGQPGGQQPPSAIDFAGDVRITADPATNSLIVAAVPEDFEILRGVIEKLDIRRRQVYVEAIILEVTLDRIRQLGIELQGGVGLPNGIGVGRTNLGNINNVLSNPGSLPGLILAAVSEQTVTLPDGTKVPAQAALLRALDNANDVNILSAPNILTTDNEEAEIVVGQNVPFVASRATSETNLDNTFATIEREDVGITLRLTPQISEGAMVRLALFEEVSAIVPNPILDANEVGPTTTVRSASTTINVRDGQTIVIGGLISDAINERESKVPYLAEIPVLGNLFKNTERNKSKINLLIFLTPHIIKNEQDAADVSVAERDRFRNLMDSAGAPRRRPDPLDMPSFNLPEEREVPAGDPGASVATTGATAAPGPLETSSITVDRRADGAAIVIDVGGPPTKITHYTLSEPGRIVIDVYGDSRKRAKVEFMKVMDPLVRRLRVAHHDGRMRLVIDLTTDVPPAYDLTDQGGTLTLSLGAARPEATATDHEER, from the coding sequence GTGAGCCGATGCATCACGGCGGTGGTCGTCGTGGCGCTCGGCGCGGGGGGCGCGCGCGCCGAGGGCGAGGCGCCCGCGGCGGGGCGGACGCCGGGCGCCGTGGAGGCGTCTCCGGCGGCGGGTCCCGCGGTCGTCGAGAGCGACGGCGAGCGCTACATCACGATGGACTTCCAGGACGTCGACATTGCCGTCCTCGTCAAGTTCATCGGCGAGATCACCGGCAAGAACTTCGTCATGGACGAGCGCGTCCAGGGCAAGGTGACCGTGGTGTCGCCGACCCGCATCACGCCCGAGGAGGCGTACCAGGTCTTCCAGGCCGTCCTGCAGGTGAAGGGGTTCACGACGGTGCCGAGCGGCGCCGCCGTTCGCATCATCCCGACCAAGGAAGCCAAGGCGACGAGCCTTCGCACCGTCGACGGCGGCGCGCCCTCGCCCGCCGAAGAGTACGTGACGCGCCTCGTTCCGCTCAGGCAGGTCGACGTCGGCGACCTGATCGGCGTGATCCAGCCGATGGTGTCGCCCGACGGGCTCGTCACCGGCTACCCGCAGACGAACGCACTCATCATCGTCGACTCCGCCGCCAACGTGGAGCGGCTCTCGAAGCTGGTGGCGGAGCTCGACGTGGCGAGCTCGCGCCGGCAAACCGCGATCCTGAACCTGCGCCACGCCGCGGCGGCCGAGCTCGCCGAGACGATCCAGGCGGCGCTCGAGGATCGCTCGACGCCGGGCGCGCCCGCGCAGCCCGGGAAGCCGGCGCCGGCCGGCGGCGCGCATCTGCGGGCGTTCAAGATCACGCCCGACGATCGGACGAACACGCTCATCGTGAACGCCCCGCCCGAGCAGATGCAGGCGATCCGGGCGATGGTCGAGCGTCTCGACGTGCCGCTTCCGCCCGGCAGCGGCAAGGTGCACGTGTACTATCTGAAGTACGCCAACTCCGAGGACCTCCTGCCGGTGCTCCTCGACGTGACCGGCGCCGCCGGCGGCGCGACCGCCGCCCGCACCCGCCAGCCGAACCAGCCCGGGCAGGCCGGCAGCGCGCGCAACCGGCGGACGAACGGCAGCAGCCTCCGGCGCTCGTCGCAGAACCGTCAGCAACAGCTGCGCCAGCAGGCCGGGCAGCCGGGGGGGCAACAACCGCCATCGGCGATCGACTTCGCCGGCGACGTCCGCATCACCGCCGATCCGGCGACCAATTCGTTGATCGTCGCCGCCGTACCCGAGGATTTCGAAATCCTGCGCGGCGTGATCGAAAAGCTCGACATCCGTCGCCGCCAGGTCTACGTCGAGGCGATCATCCTCGAGGTGACGCTCGACCGCATCCGCCAGCTCGGCATCGAGCTCCAGGGCGGCGTCGGCCTGCCGAACGGCATCGGCGTCGGGCGCACCAACCTCGGCAACATCAACAACGTGCTCAGCAACCCGGGGAGCCTCCCGGGGCTCATCCTCGCGGCGGTCTCCGAGCAGACCGTCACCCTGCCCGACGGCACCAAGGTGCCGGCGCAGGCGGCACTCCTGCGCGCGCTCGACAACGCGAACGACGTCAACATCCTCTCGGCTCCGAACATCCTCACCACGGACAACGAGGAGGCCGAGATCGTCGTCGGCCAGAACGTCCCCTTCGTGGCGAGCCGCGCGACGAGCGAGACGAACCTCGACAACACGTTCGCCACGATCGAGCGGGAGGACGTCGGCATCACGCTCCGGCTCACGCCGCAGATCTCCGAAGGCGCGATGGTGCGGCTCGCGCTCTTCGAGGAGGTGTCGGCGATCGTGCCGAACCCCATCCTCGACGCCAACGAGGTCGGCCCGACGACGACGGTGCGGAGCGCCAGCACGACGATCAACGTGCGCGACGGCCAGACGATCGTGATCGGCGGCCTCATCTCCGACGCGATCAACGAGCGTGAGAGCAAGGTGCCCTACCTCGCGGAGATTCCCGTCCTCGGCAACCTCTTCAAGAACACGGAGCGGAACAAGAGCAAGATCAACCTGCTCATCTTCCTCACCCCGCACATCATCAAGAACGAGCAGGACGCGGCCGACGTCTCGGTCGCCGAGCGCGACCGTTTCCGGAACCTGATGGACTCCGCGGGCGCGCCGCGCCGGCGTCCCGATCCGCTCGACATGCCGTCGTTCAACCTTCCCGAGGAGCGCGAGGTGCCGGCGGGAGACCCCGGCGCTTCGGTGGCGACGACCGGCGCCACGGCGGCTCCGGGGCCGCTCGAGACGTCGTCGATCACGGTCGATCGCCGCGCCGACGGCGCCGCGATCGTCATCGACGTCGGCGGGCCGCCGACGAAGATCACGCACTACACGCTCTCGGAGCCGGGGCGGATCGTGATCGACGTGTACGGCGACAGCCGCAAGCGCGCCAAGGTCGAGTTCATGAAGGTGATGGATCCGCTGGTGCGGCGCCTGCGGGTCGCCCACCACGACGGCCGGATGCGGCTCGTGATCGATCTCACGACCGACGTGCCGCCGGCCTATGACCTCACGGATCAGGGTGGTACGTTGACGCTCTCGCTCGGCGCCGCCCGCCCGGAGGCGACGGCGACCGACCACGAGGAGCGCTGA